TGACGCGCAAACCGCGCGCGAATGTGGGCTTCACGCCCTCGCGCTCGAGCGCGGCGGTGATCTGCGCCCCGCCGCCGTGGACGACGACGAGGCGCACGTCGGAGGCGACGAGGGTCGCAAGCGCCTCCGCAAGTCGCGCGCGGCCCTCGGCGGTCTCGAGGGGGCGGCCCCCGAGCTTGACGACGGCGATACCCTTCATGCGGCCCTTCTCCTCCGGGACGACGATCTTCGTGCTCATGGCGATCACGTCGTGTAGCTCGCGTTGATCTTTACGTAGTCGTACGAGAGGTCGCACCCCCACGCGGTCGCGTGGTGGGCGCCGTCGTGGAGGTCGAGGATGAAGATGACGTGGTCCTTCGTGATGAGTCGGCGGAGCTCCTCGGCGTCGACCGTGTCGCTTGCCGCGCCCTCGTGCACGACGCGCGCGCGGCCCGACGGGTTGCCCATCCACAGCTCGACCCTCGAGGGGTCGAAGGCCGCGCCCGAGTACCCGAGGGCGGCGAGGACGCGGCCCCAGTTGGGATCCCGGCCGAAGACCGCGCTCTTCACGAGGCTCGATCCGATGACGCTCTTTGCGGCCTTGCGGGCGTCCTCGAGCGTGCGCGCGTTCTGGACGCGGCATTCGATGAGCGTGGTCGCGCCCTCGCCGTCGCGCGCGATCTTCACCGCGAGGCTTTGGCAGGCGAGCGTGAGCGCGTCCACGAAGGCGTCGTAGGCGGGCCCCGAGGGGCCGATCTCCGCGAGGCCCGAGGCGCCGGTCGCGAGGATCGCGACCATGTCGTTCGTGGACGTGTCGCCGTCGACGCTGATCATGTTGAACGTCTCGTCCACGGCCGCGCGAAGCGCCTGGTCGAGGGCCGCGGGCGAGACCTTCGCGTCGGTCGCGAGGAAGCCGAGCATGGTCGCCATGTTCGGGTGGATCATGCCGGAGCCCTTCGCGATGCCGCCGACCCGGACGGTCGCGCCGCCGATCTCGACCTCGACGAGGACCTCTTTCGGAACGAGGTCCGTCGTCATGATCGCCTCGGCGGCCTCGCCCGGGGCGGCCTTGTCGAGCTCGTGCGCGAGCTTGCGCAGGCCCGGCACGAGAAGGTCCATGGGGAGGAAGCGGCCGATGACGCCGGTCGAGGCGACGATGACCTCGTCGGCGGCGACGCCGAGCTCCTTCGCGACGGCCGCGCACGTCGTCTCCGCGTCGCGCTCGCCCTGCTCGCCCGTGACCGCGTTCGCGCAGCCCGAGTTGCAGACGATGGTGCGCGCCCGGCCGTCCGCGACGTGGCGCCGGCTCACGACGAGCGGCGCGGCGACGACGGCGTTCCGCGTGAACACGGCGGCGGCGGTCGTGCTGGGCTCCGTGCTGTGGACGATCGCGATGTCGCGACGCTTCTTCTTGATGCCCGCGTGGCCGCCCGCGGCCTTGATGCCGCGCACGTCCACGATGCCGCCGGGCGCGACGACGGGCTCGCTCACGGGCCCACCCCCGCGGTGAAGAGGCCTTCGGTCTCGGGGAGGCCGAACATGATGTTCATGTTCTGGATCGCCTGGCCCGACCCGCCCTTGACGAGGTTGTCGATCGCCGCGACGGCGACGACCGTGCGGCCGTTCGCGTAGGCGCGCACGTCCGCGAAGTTTGTGCCTCGGACGTGGCGCGTGTCCGGGTCGTGCTTCACGACGCGCACGAAGGGCTCGGCCTCGTAGAACTTGGCGTAGCGCGCCGCGAGGTCCGCGGGCGGCCCGCCCGCGACGGGGCGGAGGTACGCGGTCGCGACGATGCCGCGGTTCATCGGGACGATGTGGGGCGTGAACACGACGTCCACGGCGGCCCCGCCCCACGCGGCAAGCGTTT
The sequence above is drawn from the Candidatus Thermoplasmatota archaeon genome and encodes:
- the argJ gene encoding bifunctional glutamate N-acetyltransferase/amino-acid acetyltransferase ArgJ is translated as MSEPVVAPGGIVDVRGIKAAGGHAGIKKKRRDIAIVHSTEPSTTAAAVFTRNAVVAAPLVVSRRHVADGRARTIVCNSGCANAVTGEQGERDAETTCAAVAKELGVAADEVIVASTGVIGRFLPMDLLVPGLRKLAHELDKAAPGEAAEAIMTTDLVPKEVLVEVEIGGATVRVGGIAKGSGMIHPNMATMLGFLATDAKVSPAALDQALRAAVDETFNMISVDGDTSTNDMVAILATGASGLAEIGPSGPAYDAFVDALTLACQSLAVKIARDGEGATTLIECRVQNARTLEDARKAAKSVIGSSLVKSAVFGRDPNWGRVLAALGYSGAAFDPSRVELWMGNPSGRARVVHEGAASDTVDAEELRRLITKDHVIFILDLHDGAHHATAWGCDLSYDYVKINASYTT